In one window of Rhodoglobus vestalii DNA:
- a CDS encoding proteasome assembly chaperone family protein has translation MTNTPFANGRLLVVAFEGWNDAGEAASGAVRSLKEQLDVYPIAEVDPEEYFDYQFNRPIVEYDDDGNRSLTWPSVTIYGPARPNTARPNTERRESIAADAELQLSANNQSNIYLLLGTEPSRSWKAFTRDILETIVDNGITSIVFLGAMLADVPHTRPISVFTSSENPEVRTALDIERSSYEGPVGILSVLGQAAESAGISTMSIWASVPHYVHTAPSPKATLAIVDKLEEIVDVVIPRGDLVSDASDWETGIDALAGEDDDMSSYIEQLERARDTVDSPEASGEAIAQEFEKYLRRDDDKPDQGSAGDEPWRGKD, from the coding sequence GTGACTAACACCCCATTCGCGAACGGACGGCTTTTGGTCGTCGCCTTCGAGGGGTGGAACGACGCCGGAGAGGCGGCCAGTGGTGCCGTCAGATCGCTCAAGGAACAGCTAGACGTCTACCCCATCGCCGAAGTCGACCCAGAAGAATACTTTGACTACCAGTTCAATAGGCCCATCGTTGAATATGATGATGACGGCAACCGCTCATTGACCTGGCCGTCGGTCACCATCTATGGCCCTGCACGCCCGAACACGGCACGCCCGAACACAGAGCGCCGCGAGAGCATTGCCGCCGACGCTGAGTTGCAGCTGAGCGCCAACAATCAGTCAAACATCTACCTCCTCTTAGGGACCGAGCCGTCGCGATCGTGGAAAGCTTTCACACGGGACATTCTTGAAACCATTGTGGACAATGGCATCACCTCGATCGTGTTTCTCGGAGCGATGTTGGCCGATGTTCCCCACACTCGACCGATTTCAGTATTTACCTCAAGTGAGAATCCTGAGGTACGCACTGCACTCGACATCGAACGCAGCAGTTACGAGGGCCCCGTTGGGATACTTTCGGTGCTCGGTCAGGCGGCCGAGTCGGCCGGAATTTCTACGATGTCGATTTGGGCATCCGTACCTCACTATGTGCACACTGCGCCATCGCCCAAGGCGACTCTGGCAATCGTTGACAAGCTTGAAGAGATTGTGGATGTCGTGATTCCCCGCGGCGACTTAGTGAGCGACGCAAGCGACTGGGAAACGGGGATCGACGCCCTCGCCGGCGAAGACGACGACATGTCGTCCTACATCGAGCAACTGGAACGGGCACGTGACACCGTGGACTCCCCCGAAGCAAGTGGCGAAGCGATCGCCCAAGAGTTTGAGAAGTACCTCCGCCGGGACGATGACAAGCCCGATCAGGGTTCCGCCGGCGACGAGCCCTGGCGTGGCAAAGACTGA
- a CDS encoding HAD family hydrolase, with protein sequence MTHSTPAAVLWDMDGTLINSEPYWMSAEAEIVESFGGEWTHDDALAVVGSGLLTSARAMQSKGVDLDAHTIVDRLTDRVMSQLQEFGIPWRPGARELLVEIRQAGIHTALVTMSIARMAHHVVDNLGFIGFDAVVCGDDVEHPKPHPEAYLKGANALGVSIAECVAIEDSPPGAASAFSAGATVVGVPFMVDIPADQTHALWPTLEGRTLQHLSELHAKVAIR encoded by the coding sequence GTGACTCACTCCACTCCGGCTGCCGTTCTTTGGGACATGGATGGCACCCTCATTAACTCAGAACCCTATTGGATGTCAGCGGAAGCCGAGATTGTTGAATCCTTCGGCGGTGAATGGACCCACGACGATGCACTGGCAGTGGTTGGCAGCGGCCTTCTCACTTCTGCGCGCGCGATGCAAAGCAAAGGTGTTGATCTGGATGCTCACACAATCGTTGATCGCCTGACTGACCGTGTCATGAGCCAACTCCAAGAGTTTGGAATCCCCTGGCGCCCGGGCGCCCGCGAATTACTGGTCGAGATTCGCCAAGCGGGGATACACACTGCACTCGTGACGATGTCGATTGCCCGGATGGCTCATCACGTGGTCGACAACCTTGGATTCATTGGATTCGATGCTGTCGTATGTGGTGATGATGTCGAGCATCCGAAACCCCACCCTGAGGCATACCTGAAGGGCGCTAATGCACTCGGCGTCTCAATCGCGGAGTGTGTTGCCATCGAAGACTCACCTCCCGGTGCAGCATCGGCGTTCTCGGCCGGCGCGACCGTTGTGGGGGTGCCGTTTATGGTTGACATCCCGGCGGACCAGACTCATGCCCTCTGGCCCACTCTTGAAGGCCGAACGCTCCAACACCTGTCAGAACTCCACGCAAAGGTAGCTATTCGATGA
- a CDS encoding endonuclease/exonuclease/phosphatase family protein, whose amino-acid sequence MRVISYNLRKNRAATELAALAQTPDVDALCLQEVEAAELPTAIGDLHLADSTKNNRLGLAVYYRRDRFEQTASQSFELKKSLHDRVFTPTTERLVGSRLVDRDSGHELVLASFHAAPLTALNSLRRNQIKAAHERLQTLGLGSPILMVGDYNYPLFKDGLSQRVKKTGYDLSLSDRRTYTNYKFFRGHFDFVTSQGFTIEGVETLTRGSSDHLPILVTAEYGTTNFHHSTLSADPLAS is encoded by the coding sequence ATTCGTGTAATTAGCTACAACCTCCGCAAAAATAGAGCCGCGACCGAGTTGGCCGCTCTTGCACAAACCCCGGACGTCGATGCGCTGTGCCTTCAAGAAGTTGAAGCCGCTGAGCTTCCGACGGCGATTGGTGACCTGCACTTAGCCGATTCAACCAAAAACAACCGGCTGGGGCTCGCGGTCTACTATCGACGCGATCGCTTCGAGCAGACCGCCAGTCAATCTTTTGAGCTCAAGAAGTCGCTTCACGATCGAGTCTTCACACCAACCACGGAACGACTGGTTGGCTCGCGACTAGTCGATCGTGACTCCGGACACGAGTTGGTACTTGCGTCTTTTCACGCTGCTCCGCTCACCGCGCTCAACTCGTTGCGTCGCAACCAGATTAAGGCGGCCCACGAACGCTTGCAGACCTTGGGGTTGGGTTCACCGATTCTCATGGTGGGCGACTACAACTACCCGCTGTTCAAAGATGGACTAAGCCAGCGGGTCAAGAAGACTGGATACGACCTATCGCTCAGCGATCGCAGAACGTACACAAACTACAAATTTTTTCGAGGTCATTTTGATTTTGTTACGTCGCAGGGTTTCACAATTGAGGGTGTCGAAACGCTCACTCGTGGGTCTTCCGACCATTTGCCTATTCTGGTGACGGCAGAATACGGCACCACGAATTTTCACCATTCGACGCTGTCAGCCGATCCTCTCGCGAGCTGA
- a CDS encoding undecaprenyl-diphosphate phosphatase, protein MGFIEAIILGLVQGLTEFLPISSSAHLRIMGEFLPSASDPGATFTAITQIGTELAVVLYFRKDIARILGRWFRQFQKSTAAGPEPIGRNDPDVRLGWLVIIGTIPIVLVGYFAQEYIRSTFRSLWLVATVLIVFGIILGIADYLGKRMRSIEQMSYGHGIAIGLAQMLALVPGVSRSGATMTAGLALGYTRPAAARFGFLLAVPAVFGSGLYELVNSFGEPNQAFTYAQTAVATVIAFVVGYAVIAALMRYIEKRSFLPFVIYRVLLGAVLYVLLATNVIQPT, encoded by the coding sequence ATGGGTTTTATCGAGGCCATAATTTTGGGGCTTGTTCAGGGCCTCACTGAGTTCTTGCCAATATCTTCAAGCGCTCACTTGCGCATCATGGGCGAATTTTTGCCCTCCGCGAGCGACCCGGGTGCAACTTTCACTGCGATTACGCAGATTGGTACCGAACTGGCGGTGGTGCTCTACTTCCGCAAGGACATTGCCCGGATTCTGGGCCGGTGGTTTAGGCAGTTTCAGAAGTCAACGGCGGCAGGCCCTGAGCCGATAGGCCGCAATGATCCGGATGTCCGGCTCGGGTGGCTTGTGATCATCGGCACGATCCCTATCGTCTTGGTCGGCTATTTTGCCCAAGAGTACATTCGGTCCACGTTCCGCTCGCTCTGGTTGGTGGCGACCGTGCTGATCGTGTTCGGCATCATTCTGGGAATTGCCGACTATCTCGGAAAGCGCATGCGTTCGATTGAACAGATGAGTTACGGGCACGGTATCGCGATCGGTCTGGCGCAAATGCTTGCACTTGTGCCCGGGGTGTCACGATCAGGAGCTACGATGACGGCCGGTCTCGCTCTCGGTTACACACGGCCTGCTGCGGCACGTTTTGGATTCTTGTTGGCCGTACCTGCGGTGTTTGGCAGCGGACTATACGAACTCGTTAACAGCTTCGGTGAGCCCAATCAGGCCTTCACTTATGCACAGACCGCGGTAGCCACGGTCATCGCTTTCGTTGTCGGTTACGCGGTTATCGCTGCGTTGATGCGCTACATCGAGAAGCGCTCATTCTTGCCGTTTGTGATCTATCGCGTGCTGTTGGGTGCAGTGCTCTACGTCTTGCTCGCAACGAACGTCATCCAGCCGACCTAG
- a CDS encoding M20/M25/M40 family metallo-hydrolase: protein MTSEPSLERTAHIAQDLIRFDTTNYGEGRSNGETDAAEYLGALLEEMGLTTQYFDAATGRTTVVARVEGSYDTESSAPHAKERPALILHGHTDVVPADPKNWSVDPFGGIIRDGLLWGRGAVDMKNMDAMIITALGDILGAGKRPARDLIIAFFADEENGGEFGSHFMVDKHADVFAGATEAISEVGGYSVDLQGQRAYLLQTGEKALVWIKLTARGMAAHGSRVISNNAVTKLAEAVAILGRQEWPVRLTETTTLLISELSRILKIDPELVGPDELILATGTASGFLQATLRTTSNPTLVKAGYKHNVIPDVAEALIDIRTLPGEEDDVLAQVRALLPEEIEIEIMHRDIGLETSFDGPLVDAMIGSLGVFDPGAPVLPYLMSGGTDNKALKLLDITGYGFAPLQLPPEIDFPGMFHGVDERVPLDALVFGRRVLGDLLLKY, encoded by the coding sequence ATGACTTCTGAGCCCTCCCTCGAGCGCACCGCTCACATCGCCCAAGATCTCATTCGCTTTGACACCACAAACTACGGTGAGGGTCGCTCTAACGGCGAGACTGATGCTGCCGAGTATTTGGGCGCACTGCTCGAGGAGATGGGTCTGACCACCCAATATTTTGATGCCGCGACCGGCCGCACCACCGTTGTTGCCCGTGTGGAGGGCAGCTACGACACGGAGTCCTCAGCGCCGCATGCGAAGGAACGTCCAGCACTGATCCTGCATGGTCACACGGATGTCGTGCCAGCAGATCCCAAAAATTGGTCGGTTGATCCTTTCGGCGGCATCATTCGCGACGGCCTCCTGTGGGGCCGCGGCGCCGTAGACATGAAGAACATGGATGCCATGATCATCACTGCTCTTGGCGATATTTTGGGTGCAGGAAAGCGTCCAGCGCGCGACCTCATCATCGCGTTCTTCGCTGATGAGGAGAACGGCGGCGAGTTCGGTTCGCATTTCATGGTCGATAAGCACGCAGACGTCTTCGCGGGCGCCACGGAAGCGATCAGTGAGGTCGGTGGCTACTCGGTCGACCTCCAGGGCCAGCGCGCCTACCTGTTGCAGACTGGCGAGAAGGCCCTGGTGTGGATCAAACTCACCGCACGTGGCATGGCGGCGCACGGCTCGAGAGTAATCAGCAACAACGCTGTCACCAAACTCGCTGAAGCAGTGGCGATTTTGGGCCGACAGGAATGGCCAGTACGACTCACAGAGACAACGACTCTCCTGATCTCTGAGCTCTCTCGCATCCTCAAGATTGACCCAGAGCTCGTCGGGCCTGACGAACTCATTCTCGCTACCGGAACCGCCTCGGGCTTCCTCCAAGCGACGTTGCGCACAACGAGCAACCCGACGCTAGTGAAAGCCGGCTACAAGCACAACGTGATTCCTGACGTCGCTGAGGCTCTCATCGACATCCGCACGCTTCCTGGCGAAGAGGATGATGTTCTCGCCCAGGTGCGGGCGCTGCTGCCGGAGGAGATCGAGATCGAGATCATGCATCGTGATATCGGCCTAGAGACAAGCTTTGACGGTCCGCTGGTCGATGCGATGATCGGCAGCCTCGGTGTTTTCGACCCCGGGGCCCCGGTACTGCCGTACCTCATGTCTGGCGGCACCGACAACAAGGCACTCAAGCTGCTCGACATCACCGGCTACGGCTTCGCACCCCTGCAGTTGCCGCCCGAGATTGATTTTCCCGGCATGTTCCACGGCGTGGACGAACGCGTGCCACTGGACGCACTAGTCTTTGGCAGGCGGGTCTTGGGAGACCTGCTTCTCAAGTACTAA
- a CDS encoding PadR family transcriptional regulator, producing MNNAFGTSGRNSRRPFADAFDNAGQGLWDSFDKMRSDLERRVAPRMGRGDVRVAILHLLAEESMHGYQIIHEIEKRSNGAWKPSPGSVYPTLQLLADEGLIEAHQAEGKKTYTLTEKGHEEAKSNRPAPWEDSASRDSSRPTALPRAAAKLAEAVVPIMRNGNAEQLDEAISIIDDARRKLYAILAQD from the coding sequence ATGAACAACGCATTCGGAACCAGTGGACGAAACTCTCGCCGCCCGTTCGCAGACGCATTCGACAACGCAGGCCAAGGCCTCTGGGACTCTTTTGACAAGATGCGCTCAGACCTCGAACGACGGGTAGCCCCGCGGATGGGACGAGGCGATGTTCGCGTCGCCATTCTCCATCTTCTCGCCGAAGAATCCATGCACGGCTACCAAATCATTCACGAAATTGAGAAGCGCAGCAACGGCGCGTGGAAACCGAGTCCCGGTTCGGTCTACCCCACTCTGCAGTTGCTCGCAGACGAAGGTCTCATCGAAGCTCATCAAGCGGAAGGTAAAAAGACTTACACCCTCACCGAAAAAGGGCACGAGGAAGCTAAATCTAACCGTCCCGCCCCATGGGAAGATTCTGCTTCGCGTGACTCCTCACGTCCCACCGCACTCCCCCGCGCAGCCGCAAAACTCGCCGAAGCTGTGGTGCCGATCATGCGCAACGGTAACGCTGAGCAACTTGACGAGGCCATCAGCATCATCGATGATGCGCGGCGTAAGCTGTACGCAATCCTCGCCCAGGACTAA
- a CDS encoding ABC1 kinase family protein — protein MSDTRQLRARYRRILRFAARYMVLEWWFELVLPRFGLERIAARRRLGRAAHIARHFHTLAIDLGGLMIKVGQFMSSRLDVLPVEITSELEGLQDEVPAVDFVLIRESAERELGLTLERAFEFFDPSPIAAASFGQVHRARLTPADAADVGFSDVVVKVQRPGISDIIDVDLAALRKVSRWLSRVRFISRRVDLPALLEEFAIISLREIDYLNEGSNAERFSTNFAGDPRVQAPAVVWERTTRRILTLADATAIKINDKRRLEAAGIDPAAVADELSRAMFEQLFMHRFFHADPHPGNIFVTPSDPNRADTSTPDWTLTFIDFGMMGEVPENLSRGLQRLIIAAAARDAPGLVASVRDMGVLLRSAETAPLERAMGELFDRFGGMGFTELQQVDPQEFRAFGNEFSEVVRTMPFQLPENFLLIIRAVSVTSGVASNLDSGYNVWTAIEPFAQRLARDEGGGTAREFAKQALSSAGLLLRLPQQLESVATLMQRGQLAVETPGADKRLRMIEQLVRRTLSAVLFVGLLLGGILLHPTEPILGLVLMISAAAPLAHALFAGLFSRTRLF, from the coding sequence ATGTCCGACACCCGACAGCTGCGTGCCCGCTATCGACGGATTCTGCGCTTCGCTGCCCGGTATATGGTCCTTGAATGGTGGTTCGAGCTTGTGCTGCCCCGTTTCGGGCTCGAGCGCATTGCCGCACGACGTCGGCTTGGTCGCGCTGCCCACATCGCTCGACACTTCCATACCCTAGCGATCGATCTCGGCGGGCTCATGATTAAGGTCGGACAGTTTATGTCGTCGCGCCTTGACGTGCTTCCTGTCGAAATCACCAGTGAGCTTGAAGGTTTGCAGGATGAGGTTCCGGCGGTCGATTTTGTTCTCATCCGGGAGAGCGCCGAGCGCGAACTCGGTCTGACCCTTGAGCGCGCTTTCGAATTCTTCGATCCGTCACCGATCGCTGCAGCATCCTTTGGTCAGGTCCACAGAGCCCGACTCACTCCAGCTGACGCTGCTGACGTCGGATTTAGCGATGTCGTCGTCAAAGTTCAACGACCAGGAATTTCGGACATCATCGACGTCGATCTCGCGGCGCTGCGGAAGGTCTCGCGCTGGCTCAGCCGCGTGCGATTTATCTCCCGCCGCGTCGACCTTCCGGCGCTGCTAGAAGAGTTCGCAATCATCAGCCTGCGCGAGATCGACTACCTCAACGAGGGCAGTAACGCCGAGCGTTTCTCGACGAATTTTGCCGGTGATCCTCGCGTCCAGGCGCCCGCCGTTGTTTGGGAGCGCACGACGCGACGAATCCTTACCCTCGCAGACGCGACGGCAATCAAAATCAACGATAAGCGGCGACTGGAGGCTGCAGGGATCGACCCCGCAGCTGTCGCGGATGAGCTCTCACGCGCCATGTTTGAACAATTGTTCATGCACCGCTTCTTCCATGCCGACCCCCACCCCGGCAATATTTTCGTCACGCCGTCGGACCCCAACCGGGCTGACACCTCTACCCCGGACTGGACACTCACTTTCATTGACTTTGGGATGATGGGTGAAGTTCCCGAGAACCTGAGCCGTGGACTGCAGCGACTTATTATTGCCGCCGCCGCGCGGGACGCCCCCGGTCTCGTAGCCAGCGTGCGCGACATGGGGGTGCTGCTTCGCTCTGCCGAAACTGCACCCCTCGAACGCGCGATGGGGGAACTGTTTGATCGCTTTGGCGGTATGGGCTTTACCGAACTTCAGCAGGTCGACCCCCAAGAGTTCAGAGCCTTTGGCAACGAATTCAGCGAAGTTGTGCGCACCATGCCGTTCCAGCTTCCCGAAAACTTTCTGCTCATCATCCGTGCAGTTTCGGTGACGTCGGGAGTTGCTAGCAATCTCGACTCCGGGTACAACGTTTGGACAGCAATCGAACCCTTCGCACAGCGTCTCGCTAGGGACGAGGGTGGCGGTACTGCACGAGAGTTTGCCAAGCAAGCATTATCGTCTGCGGGATTGCTGCTTCGCCTGCCGCAACAGCTAGAGAGCGTGGCGACGCTCATGCAGCGCGGCCAGCTCGCCGTGGAGACACCGGGAGCAGACAAGCGGCTCCGCATGATCGAACAGCTTGTTCGCCGAACACTCTCCGCAGTTCTCTTTGTCGGGCTCCTTCTTGGCGGAATCCTGTTACACCCCACGGAGCCGATCTTGGGTCTTGTGCTGATGATCAGCGCGGCAGCCCCCTTGGCTCATGCCCTATTTGCCGGGCTGTTCAGCCGGACTCGCTTGTTTTAG